GGCAACGGCTCCTCCGAAGCTATGCCCGAGAAGGATAAACCGTTCCCAGTTCAATTCATCAGCAATTTTTCCCAACCAGGCGGAGTAATCGGGAATCATCCAGGAATCCATCCTGCCCGAATCTCCAAAATTAGGAAGATCGGGAGCGGCACAGTTTCCTGAATATCTATCAATAATCTGTTCATACCAGAGACCCGAACCCAGGTTTCCATGGAGCATAACAATAGGAACAGTATTTGGTTCTGAGGGATTATTCCTTCTCATCCTGATTGTCATTCCATCTATTAACATTATTGATTTGTCCAAAAAAAACTCCTGCCTATACGATGAATGCTGTTTTTTATAGCAGATTATTCAAGCTTAAGTAATACAGCAGTACCCATTCCACCACCCGCACATAGAGTCGCCACTCCGGTTTTCTTACCCTGACGCTTCAATTCATACAGAAGAGTAACCAGTATTCTGTTCCCCGTAGCACCCAGTGGGTGTCCCAGAGCAATTGCTCCACCGTTGACATTACAGCGTTCCAGCAGCCATTCAGTACTGACTCCGTGTTCATCAGCCATCTCCTTCAGAACACCAAGACTCTGGGCGGCAAAGGCCTCATTAAGTTCAAACAGATCTACATCCTCAAGCTTCATGCCTGTTTTCTTCATCAGCCTGGAAACAGCAGGAACCGGGCCTAATCCCATATAAGCAGGATCTACTCCGGCCTGTGCATCGGCAACGACTTCCGCCAGAGGGGTCAGATTAAACTCCTTCACAGCAGATTCAGAGGCAAGGATAATCGCCGAAGCACCGTCATTAATTCCTGATGCATTACCGGCAGTGACTGTTCCTTCTCTATCAAAAGCAGGCCTGAGAGATGAGAGCGAGTCAACCGTAGTCTCAGGTTTTGGATATTCATCTGAATCCACGACAGTCTCTTTTCGGCGGGATTTCACAGTAAAAGGTACAATTTCAGCTTTGAAACGACCCTCTTTCTGAGCAGTATCTGCCCGTTTCTGACTCACTACGGCAAATTCATCCTGCTGCTCTCTGGTCAAATTATGTTTCCTGGCAATATTTTCTGCCGTAATACCCATATGGTAATTATTGAAAACATCGGTCAGACCGTCAGTAATAAGTGTATCATCAAGGGACATGGAGCC
This genomic window from Oceanispirochaeta sp. M1 contains:
- a CDS encoding acetyl-CoA C-acetyltransferase; amino-acid sequence: MEKVYIVAARRTALGSFGGAFKGTPAPELGAAAIRAALEDCAIDPAKIDEVFVGNVLQGAQGMGPGRQASIAAGIPDTVPAHTMNMICCSGMKTVMLGAQSIRVGDNRLVVSAGMENMSRSPYNVSSDMRWGKKLGSMSLDDTLITDGLTDVFNNYHMGITAENIARKHNLTREQQDEFAVVSQKRADTAQKEGRFKAEIVPFTVKSRRKETVVDSDEYPKPETTVDSLSSLRPAFDREGTVTAGNASGINDGASAIILASESAVKEFNLTPLAEVVADAQAGVDPAYMGLGPVPAVSRLMKKTGMKLEDVDLFELNEAFAAQSLGVLKEMADEHGVSTEWLLERCNVNGGAIALGHPLGATGNRILVTLLYELKRQGKKTGVATLCAGGGMGTAVLLKLE